The Apodemus sylvaticus chromosome 5, mApoSyl1.1, whole genome shotgun sequence genome has a segment encoding these proteins:
- the LOC127686033 gene encoding zinc finger protein 120-like isoform X2: MLSAGSSLIKGRNKKLKTADMGILTYEDVHVNFTQEEWALLDPSQKSLYKDVMVETYGNLTAIGYVWEDDNIEEFFQRSRRYER, translated from the exons ATGCTAAGTGCAGGGTCATCTCTTATAAAGGGGAGGAACAAGAAGCTCAAAACTGCAGACATG GGTATACTCACCTATgaagatgtgcatgtgaacttcacacAGGAAGAGTGggctttgctggatccttcccagaagagtctgtACAAAGATGTGATGGTAGAGACCTATGGGAATCTTACTGCTATAG GCTACGTTTGGGAagatgataatattgaagaattcttTCAAAGATCTAGAAGATATGAAAGGTAA